A single region of the Myxococcales bacterium genome encodes:
- a CDS encoding biopolymer transporter ExbD: MAVQKPGRVLLNHIPLRFVHARVAGGGRKPIDVSVALVPFIDFLIVLVVFLLISFSATGELLAQQPNLKMPDASNVIDLEIAPIIAINAQVVTLDGRRLADTATLASSPEAERIEPLIQDLQTLKRNWAVLHPAEAFPGTVIVQADQSIDFRIIKKVLFSTAQAGYANVSFAVNRRGRSSP; encoded by the coding sequence ATGGCAGTTCAGAAACCCGGCCGCGTCTTACTCAATCACATTCCGCTTAGATTTGTACATGCTCGGGTGGCAGGCGGAGGGCGCAAGCCGATTGATGTATCCGTTGCGTTGGTGCCATTTATCGACTTTTTGATTGTTTTGGTCGTCTTTTTGCTCATTTCCTTTAGTGCGACCGGTGAGCTTTTGGCGCAACAGCCCAATCTCAAAATGCCGGATGCATCGAACGTCATTGATCTCGAAATTGCTCCTATTATTGCCATCAATGCGCAGGTGGTTACTTTGGACGGCCGGCGATTGGCGGATACCGCCACGTTGGCATCCTCGCCTGAGGCCGAGCGGATAGAGCCGCTCATTCAGGATCTTCAAACGCTTAAGCGTAACTGGGCGGTTTTGCATCCGGCGGAGGCGTTCCCCGGTACCGTTATCGTGCAAGCCGATCAGAGCATCGACTTTCGCATTATTAAGAAGGTGCTGTTTTCGACAGCGCAGGCTGGCTATGCGAATGTGAGTTTCGCTGTTAACCGACGCGGCAGAAGTAGTCCATAA
- a CDS encoding beta-ketoacyl-ACP synthase: protein MSVGISAYALVNALGHTTREVLGNLKEGRSGLRTCEWLLPFRTECGQLPPTLPPLPQPLKALDSRTTRIAWAALVQIEGPIREAVERWGAARVGIVMGSSTAGMLETEHAYAFFRRYGTLPPDYSVCTQHAFHAIVDAMSLHLGVSGPRYVVSTACSSSAKALGSAYRLLKTGHLDAVVAGGADSLCQITLRGFHSLGILSESRCRPFAEQRDGINLGEGAALLLLEREGSSTVALSGIGESSDAHHMSTPDPEGKGACAAMEKALAEAELKGNEIDYVNAHGTGTILNDRMEAQAILDVCGPDVPVISTKGYTGHLLGAAGATEAVFAAASVAEGWVPASIGASPVDPSIGAYINTQKLEQMCQHVMSNSFAFGGSNAVMILSRTP, encoded by the coding sequence ATGTCGGTAGGGATTAGCGCCTACGCCCTCGTCAACGCGCTTGGCCATACTACGCGAGAGGTGCTTGGCAATCTCAAAGAGGGGCGTTCAGGCCTGCGCACGTGTGAGTGGCTGCTGCCTTTTCGGACAGAATGCGGGCAGCTACCACCCACACTGCCGCCCTTACCGCAGCCGCTCAAGGCACTCGACAGCCGCACCACCCGCATCGCGTGGGCCGCATTGGTTCAAATCGAAGGGCCAATACGTGAAGCCGTCGAGCGGTGGGGAGCCGCGCGTGTGGGAATAGTGATGGGATCGTCCACTGCGGGCATGCTGGAAACTGAGCATGCCTACGCATTTTTTCGACGTTACGGCACGCTTCCGCCAGATTATTCTGTGTGCACACAGCACGCTTTTCACGCAATAGTCGATGCGATGTCTTTGCACTTGGGAGTGTCCGGCCCCCGTTATGTGGTATCAACGGCTTGCTCATCGAGCGCAAAAGCATTGGGGTCTGCGTATCGCTTGCTGAAAACTGGTCATCTTGATGCGGTGGTGGCAGGCGGGGCCGATAGTCTGTGCCAAATTACCCTTCGGGGCTTTCACAGCCTTGGGATCCTGTCCGAGTCGCGGTGTAGGCCCTTTGCAGAACAGCGTGATGGCATCAACTTGGGGGAGGGAGCAGCGCTCTTGTTACTCGAACGGGAAGGAAGCTCTACCGTGGCGTTATCGGGCATAGGGGAGAGCTCAGATGCCCATCACATGTCAACGCCGGATCCAGAAGGGAAGGGGGCTTGCGCAGCCATGGAAAAGGCCCTCGCAGAGGCGGAGCTGAAAGGGAACGAGATCGATTATGTGAACGCTCATGGAACTGGGACGATTTTGAATGATCGCATGGAAGCACAAGCTATTCTGGATGTGTGTGGACCAGATGTACCGGTTATTTCTACCAAAGGATATACGGGTCATCTCCTTGGCGCAGCGGGCGCCACTGAAGCGGTATTTGCAGCGGCGTCGGTGGCAGAGGGCTGGGTCCCAGCCAGTATCGGCGCAAGTCCGGTGGACCCCAGCATCGGCGCATACATCAACACCCAAAAGCTGGAGCAAATGTGTCAGCATGTCATGAGCAATTCATTCGCGTTTGGAGGCAGTAATGCCGTGATGATTTTGAGTCGCACCCCATGA
- a CDS encoding beta-ketoacyl synthase chain length factor: MSEGSYSILGAAAWLPEHREALSVPILLSTRAWSRASHLTRTLARVAHDAMMQAGLDITDVPIIVGSAFGDMDITFQLLEMCFEKSSEFSPARFQQSVHNSAVGQISVASRNRTFSTAIAAGLRTVAMTLLESEVWLEAHGGHALVLFGDAALPSVLRQGIEYEGLAAAFVLSTERRSAMGVLSRLRREDTGLAREATLAMRPWTSNPCTPALTLYDRIVNRRSGTCVLECERQDVSWSTTYTSNL, translated from the coding sequence ATGAGTGAGGGATCCTACAGCATACTTGGGGCGGCCGCGTGGCTCCCGGAGCATCGAGAGGCTCTTTCCGTGCCGATACTACTTTCTACCCGCGCCTGGTCACGCGCCAGCCATCTGACCCGTACGCTTGCGCGCGTGGCCCACGACGCAATGATGCAAGCCGGGCTCGATATCACCGATGTTCCTATCATCGTCGGCTCAGCGTTTGGGGATATGGATATCACCTTTCAACTTCTCGAAATGTGCTTTGAGAAATCCAGTGAATTCTCACCGGCGCGCTTCCAACAGAGCGTTCACAATTCGGCTGTGGGCCAGATCTCCGTTGCGAGTCGCAATCGTACCTTCTCAACCGCCATTGCAGCAGGGCTTAGGACTGTGGCAATGACCCTGCTAGAATCTGAGGTGTGGCTTGAGGCTCACGGGGGGCACGCGCTGGTTCTATTTGGTGATGCCGCGCTCCCAAGCGTGTTGCGACAGGGCATCGAATACGAGGGGCTAGCGGCGGCATTTGTGCTCAGTACCGAGAGGCGGAGCGCGATGGGTGTATTAAGCCGGCTCAGACGAGAAGACACAGGTCTGGCGCGTGAGGCCACATTGGCTATGCGGCCCTGGACCAGCAATCCGTGTACACCGGCGCTTACGCTTTACGATCGTATTGTGAACCGCCGTTCGGGAACTTGTGTGCTAGAATGCGAAAGACAGGATGTCTCGTGGTCAACGACGTACACGTCCAACCTCTAA
- a CDS encoding beta-ketoacyl-ACP synthase, producing the protein MSGRVVITGVGLASPIGNTFEDASRALQNQTHGIARMPQWGEYDGLKTRLAGLVTGLNLENRYPRKKARTMGRVALLSTYATERAIADAGLAKSEIENPACGIAYGSTHGSSAAQEKFCSSLFATHSLKGLEGSSYIKFMSHTCVANLAQFFGATGRMIPTTSACTSGSQAIGYGYEAIRNGMQDIMLCGGAEEMHFTHAVIFDIMYATSVRYNEQPELGSRPYDSERDGLVVAEGAGTVVLESLERAIKRGAKVYAEVIGYGTNCDGGHVVSPSSAGMGDVMRLALQDANLSPAAIDYINGHGTGTEAGDIAECQAVYNVMGEHVPISSTKCYTGHTLGACGVIEAIFCLAMMQDGFVACQHNLENVDPRCPPLSYLPGATRAATLNTVMSNNFAFGGINTSLILRRSV; encoded by the coding sequence GTGAGCGGACGAGTCGTCATCACGGGCGTGGGATTGGCGAGTCCCATCGGCAACACTTTTGAGGATGCCAGTAGGGCGCTTCAGAACCAAACGCATGGCATTGCCCGGATGCCCCAATGGGGAGAGTACGACGGCCTCAAAACGCGCCTGGCGGGTTTGGTTACAGGCCTCAACCTGGAAAACCGCTACCCGCGAAAAAAAGCACGAACCATGGGGCGGGTGGCACTACTGTCAACTTACGCGACGGAGCGTGCCATTGCCGACGCTGGCTTAGCGAAATCGGAAATAGAGAATCCAGCGTGCGGAATCGCTTACGGCTCCACGCACGGCTCATCGGCAGCGCAAGAAAAGTTTTGTTCCTCTCTGTTTGCGACACATAGTCTTAAAGGACTTGAAGGCAGCAGCTACATCAAATTTATGAGCCACACCTGCGTGGCTAACCTTGCGCAGTTTTTCGGGGCAACTGGGCGCATGATTCCGACGACTTCGGCATGTACGAGCGGCAGTCAGGCCATTGGATATGGCTACGAAGCAATTAGAAACGGAATGCAGGACATTATGCTTTGCGGTGGCGCCGAGGAAATGCATTTCACGCATGCCGTAATCTTCGATATCATGTACGCGACATCCGTTCGATACAACGAACAGCCTGAGCTTGGCTCTAGGCCCTATGACAGTGAGCGCGATGGACTAGTTGTTGCGGAGGGCGCCGGCACGGTGGTCCTCGAAAGCCTGGAGCGAGCAATAAAACGCGGTGCTAAAGTCTATGCTGAGGTGATAGGATACGGCACAAATTGCGATGGAGGACATGTCGTTTCACCGTCGAGTGCTGGTATGGGGGACGTGATGAGGCTTGCTCTTCAGGACGCGAACTTGTCGCCCGCAGCAATCGACTACATTAACGGTCATGGCACAGGGACGGAGGCGGGCGACATTGCGGAATGCCAAGCCGTCTACAACGTTATGGGCGAACATGTGCCCATCAGCTCAACCAAATGTTATACGGGGCACACGTTGGGAGCGTGTGGTGTCATCGAGGCCATCTTTTGTTTGGCGATGATGCAGGATGGGTTCGTAGCGTGTCAGCACAACCTTGAGAACGTAGATCCTCGATGTCCGCCTTTGAGTTATCTGCCAGGCGCGACGCGTGCCGCGACGTTGAACACCGTCATGTCAAATAATTTCGCCTTTGGCGGCATTAATACGTCCTTGATACTAAGGAGATCAGTGTGA
- a CDS encoding tryptophan 7-halogenase translates to MKCDVAIIGGGPAGATAGNLLAQEGIRTIIVEKSAFPRFHIGESLLPCDAPVFERLGVKLEPAAFLRKNGADFIDEGSERQETYLFSDGLKGSASQAWQVDRARFDHMLLERATEVGSIVFQNERITSVEIDDSSVRLQTTHREIEARYVIDASGQDAFFARRNRSVRPIKGFGRAAVFCHFQGISAHISRELATSGNIRILLVPEGWVWVIPLMSGRLSVGVVSRAQGVNTFLLDKVIERSVLIRRLTEGAARTKATVIRNFSYINQRSHGARYACIGDSACFLDPVFSSGVSLAMLGAAHVADILIPALRGNEEGRSDLLAEHTQHMVHGYKAFGALIHSFYHTSLAANLFFAKEVNEDMRAGLISMLAGDIWRPDNRFQNSLAQSARRQPDIVWDSSPGSFY, encoded by the coding sequence GTGAAATGCGATGTCGCAATTATTGGAGGAGGTCCCGCAGGCGCGACGGCGGGAAATCTATTGGCCCAAGAGGGTATCCGGACCATTATTGTTGAGAAGAGCGCGTTCCCCCGGTTTCACATTGGTGAGTCGTTGCTCCCATGCGACGCGCCCGTGTTTGAACGGCTAGGCGTGAAACTGGAACCCGCTGCGTTTCTCAGAAAAAATGGAGCTGATTTTATCGACGAAGGTTCAGAGCGACAGGAGACCTATTTGTTCTCAGATGGCCTCAAGGGAAGTGCGTCGCAAGCCTGGCAGGTCGATCGAGCTAGGTTCGACCACATGTTGCTTGAACGTGCGACGGAAGTGGGATCCATCGTATTCCAAAATGAGCGCATCACCTCTGTTGAAATCGATGATAGCTCGGTCAGACTTCAAACGACGCATCGCGAAATTGAGGCGCGATATGTCATTGACGCTAGCGGGCAAGATGCCTTTTTTGCGCGAAGGAATAGGTCGGTGAGGCCGATAAAAGGGTTCGGGCGTGCGGCGGTGTTTTGTCACTTCCAGGGCATCAGCGCCCACATCAGTCGCGAGTTGGCGACGTCAGGAAACATTCGCATTTTGCTCGTACCCGAAGGGTGGGTATGGGTAATTCCTTTGATGAGCGGAAGGCTAAGCGTCGGAGTGGTGAGTAGAGCTCAAGGCGTGAACACTTTCTTGCTCGATAAAGTGATTGAGCGGTCAGTGCTGATACGCCGTTTGACGGAGGGTGCCGCGCGTACGAAAGCAACAGTTATCCGCAATTTCAGCTACATCAATCAACGATCCCACGGCGCAAGATATGCTTGCATTGGAGATTCTGCATGCTTTTTGGATCCGGTTTTTTCCTCGGGTGTGTCATTGGCGATGCTGGGCGCGGCGCACGTGGCAGACATCCTTATCCCAGCGCTCAGGGGCAACGAGGAAGGCCGCAGCGACTTATTGGCGGAGCACACCCAGCATATGGTGCACGGCTATAAGGCATTTGGTGCTCTGATACATAGCTTTTATCATACCTCGTTGGCAGCGAATCTATTTTTTGCGAAAGAAGTTAATGAAGATATGCGGGCGGGCCTGATTAGTATGTTAGCAGGAGATATATGGCGTCCAGACAATCGTTTTCAGAACTCCTTGGCGCAGTCCGCACGCCGCCAGCCAGATATCGTTTGGGACAGCAGTCCCGGCTCATTTTACTAA
- a CDS encoding DUF3261 domain-containing protein, whose translation MTLLSRLRIFFLAGFLLTAHGCGGTAHPTTEHKVFLPPIIELGQDFVWRQRIVATHSRGTMSFGSVLEKRGTHLKLLGLTPFGTRAFLLEQDGSQMRYTAFTPQRLPFPPEYILHDVHRVFRISAGEPDGWHCQPSMGVRMCNYWRGHALFKRALFHNISAKGAFVTITYGAGYVTNRPPPRVKLVNHEHGYSLDITTLVK comes from the coding sequence ATGACTCTACTATCACGACTTCGCATCTTTTTCTTGGCCGGATTTCTTCTGACTGCGCACGGGTGCGGTGGTACTGCACACCCTACGACGGAACATAAAGTATTTCTGCCTCCCATCATTGAGCTGGGGCAGGATTTTGTATGGCGTCAACGGATCGTAGCGACGCATTCACGAGGCACGATGTCATTCGGCAGCGTGTTAGAAAAACGCGGAACTCACCTCAAACTTCTCGGCCTCACGCCTTTTGGCACACGAGCATTCCTCCTCGAACAGGACGGCAGCCAGATGCGTTATACGGCATTCACGCCTCAGCGGTTGCCCTTTCCGCCAGAATACATATTGCACGACGTGCACCGCGTGTTTCGCATATCTGCGGGCGAGCCGGATGGCTGGCATTGCCAGCCATCAATGGGCGTGCGGATGTGCAACTACTGGCGGGGCCATGCGCTCTTCAAAAGGGCACTGTTTCACAACATCTCAGCAAAGGGCGCTTTTGTCACCATAACCTACGGGGCCGGTTACGTTACCAATCGGCCCCCCCCGCGCGTTAAGTTAGTTAATCATGAGCACGGGTACTCGCTCGATATCACCACCTTAGTAAAATGA
- a CDS encoding MMPL family transporter produces the protein MRFGRPYTVLASVLVAAAALFSLSNWNFNVSIERFMPVGPDGALTRAITRSSLARTMVLNIGGSTLEARTQAARDLASALRKNSEVERVSSGIDAELQKTFYRLYFPRRQYFISKHPEKEVPILLSDSGLQRRARALKQAFAQPTGLWARQVAQKDPLMLFLTHLDRLKHHAGRTLPTYRGQLLSRDKRFAVLLITTRHSAFSTSHQKPFFAALTRAWESVSRKYTEPLILEKSGIHHFSVRAEQEIRRDIQLLSTVSIAGMCALFMIVFASLRVLFFVALPILVGIVFGLAITLGVFGDIHGITLAFGTSLIGVCVDYSVHYFNHRAVQRSAETQIARNLRTPLWLGALTTVIGFAGIGFIDAPGVRQLSVFGAAGILAALLTTLYVVPEWNAPIVGPSPVQKWLIRRAHGLFSMLRSRGPSTALVIVLGIGFAVALGGLSRVRWDSSLRAIQPPNPELLAQDDRVRARSSVMDSSRMVITTSEDETHLLEQSNAVSEALALAKAADELEDYRGIDMWIWSVPLQTRNALAIAREPHLADRMAAIYHKAGFRVAMFNFPASIRPDSPPLTLTDLSGSPLAMVVAPHVLRPAQGLALAIFLKGVRNASALKHRLSSIPHTRYFDHASELRATYVKYRRQVLWVLFGGILLIFFILVARYRKVSTVAAAFFPAFLSAGAALGILAWCGIALTLMHVLAVVLIISMGGDYGIFLAETDTASPEPGMNFTSVLLAGISTLFTFGVLGFSSIPALRALGMTTAIGILGSMILAPAAFILARGLNASSEP, from the coding sequence ATGCGTTTCGGCAGGCCCTATACCGTGCTGGCTTCTGTCTTGGTGGCTGCCGCCGCGCTTTTTAGCCTGAGCAATTGGAACTTCAACGTCTCGATAGAGCGGTTTATGCCCGTCGGACCCGATGGGGCGCTCACACGCGCCATCACCCGCTCCTCACTTGCTCGTACCATGGTGCTAAACATCGGCGGATCCACGTTGGAAGCCCGGACCCAGGCTGCCCGAGATCTCGCATCGGCGCTGCGGAAAAATTCCGAAGTAGAGCGCGTATCTTCAGGTATTGATGCCGAGCTTCAGAAGACATTCTATCGTCTGTATTTTCCTAGGCGCCAATACTTTATCTCCAAGCATCCGGAGAAAGAGGTACCAATTCTGCTTTCGGATTCGGGGCTTCAACGTCGTGCCCGGGCCCTCAAGCAGGCCTTTGCGCAACCAACTGGCCTCTGGGCGCGACAGGTTGCTCAAAAAGACCCTTTGATGTTGTTTCTCACGCACCTGGATCGCTTGAAGCACCACGCAGGTCGCACGCTTCCCACATACCGCGGTCAATTGCTGAGCCGAGATAAGCGTTTCGCGGTGTTGCTGATTACGACCCGCCACTCTGCATTCTCAACCTCGCACCAAAAGCCTTTTTTTGCCGCTCTTACTCGTGCGTGGGAAAGCGTCAGTCGCAAGTACACCGAGCCACTAATACTAGAAAAAAGCGGAATCCATCACTTCTCGGTTAGAGCGGAACAGGAGATTCGGCGCGACATTCAACTGCTTTCGACGGTTTCAATCGCGGGAATGTGTGCTCTATTTATGATAGTTTTTGCTTCGCTGCGGGTACTATTTTTTGTCGCCCTTCCCATACTTGTTGGCATCGTCTTCGGATTGGCAATAACACTGGGTGTGTTTGGCGATATACACGGAATCACTCTGGCTTTTGGCACTTCTCTCATTGGTGTGTGTGTGGACTACTCCGTCCACTACTTCAATCATCGCGCGGTTCAGCGTAGCGCTGAAACGCAGATCGCCAGGAACCTACGAACACCTCTTTGGCTCGGTGCCCTTACCACGGTCATCGGTTTTGCGGGTATAGGATTTATTGATGCCCCCGGCGTGCGCCAGCTTTCTGTGTTCGGCGCCGCCGGAATATTGGCTGCACTACTAACCACTCTTTACGTGGTCCCAGAGTGGAATGCGCCAATAGTCGGTCCGAGCCCCGTGCAAAAGTGGCTCATACGCCGCGCGCATGGCTTGTTCTCGATGCTTCGGTCGCGCGGACCCTCCACCGCTTTAGTGATAGTTCTAGGCATCGGATTCGCGGTAGCTTTGGGTGGGTTATCGCGCGTGCGCTGGGACAGCTCACTTAGAGCGATTCAGCCTCCCAATCCAGAGTTGCTCGCGCAGGACGACCGTGTGAGGGCACGAAGCTCGGTAATGGATAGCTCGCGAATGGTAATTACCACCAGTGAGGATGAAACCCATCTGCTGGAGCAAAGCAATGCCGTTAGCGAGGCCTTGGCTCTGGCTAAAGCGGCGGACGAACTCGAAGACTATCGCGGTATCGATATGTGGATTTGGTCAGTTCCGCTTCAAACACGGAATGCGCTGGCAATCGCACGCGAGCCGCACCTGGCGGACCGGATGGCGGCAATTTATCATAAGGCAGGGTTCCGGGTAGCTATGTTCAACTTTCCTGCAAGTATCCGCCCTGACTCTCCCCCCTTGACGCTTACTGACCTATCTGGCTCTCCCCTCGCGATGGTAGTTGCGCCCCACGTCCTGCGCCCAGCTCAAGGTCTAGCACTCGCGATTTTTTTGAAGGGGGTCCGGAATGCCAGTGCGCTCAAGCACCGTTTGTCATCAATCCCGCACACCCGTTACTTCGATCATGCCTCGGAACTGCGCGCGACTTACGTTAAGTATCGCAGGCAGGTGCTTTGGGTGTTGTTCGGAGGGATTCTTCTCATATTTTTCATTCTCGTGGCTCGCTATCGCAAAGTGTCGACGGTGGCGGCCGCCTTTTTTCCGGCCTTTCTTTCCGCCGGAGCGGCACTGGGCATTCTCGCGTGGTGCGGTATCGCCCTTACACTCATGCATGTGCTCGCGGTCGTACTGATTATCAGTATGGGCGGAGACTATGGCATTTTTTTAGCGGAAACGGACACCGCTTCCCCCGAGCCCGGGATGAACTTCACGAGTGTATTGCTTGCGGGGATCTCCACACTCTTCACGTTTGGAGTGCTCGGATTCTCCAGTATCCCGGCTCTGCGCGCCCTTGGGATGACCACAGCCATCGGTATCCTAGGCAGCATGATACTGGCGCCTGCCGCATTCATTCTCGCGCGCGGCCTCAACGCGAGTAGCGAGCCATGA
- a CDS encoding outer membrane lipoprotein carrier protein LolA, producing the protein MKSRPFVLALAITWGFCLGVRTVSAEPATPRKVSAPHSQVAKVLERLSQITGLSAHFREEKHITLLSKPLISHGMIYYLSPDQLLRRTESPEKSAIRIRNNRVDIADAAGQSSIDLAQHSAIRELIVCFLYVLQGDSAALNRSYTLTFQRKTNDSWMLRLNPKTAALRQMIRYISLSGHDIILQKLIVAEASGDISVTTFEDVQTDRKFSPEERRRMFGL; encoded by the coding sequence GTGAAGAGCCGACCGTTCGTGCTGGCGCTTGCAATCACATGGGGCTTTTGCCTGGGAGTCCGCACAGTAAGTGCAGAGCCGGCTACGCCGCGAAAAGTTTCGGCGCCCCATTCCCAGGTCGCCAAAGTACTCGAGCGACTATCCCAAATTACCGGGCTCAGCGCTCACTTTCGAGAAGAAAAACACATCACGCTGCTTTCGAAACCCCTAATAAGCCACGGCATGATATACTATCTCTCGCCAGATCAGCTGCTGAGACGGACAGAGTCTCCCGAAAAGAGCGCGATTCGGATTCGCAATAACCGCGTAGACATCGCGGACGCCGCGGGCCAGTCGAGCATAGATTTGGCACAGCATTCTGCGATCCGGGAGTTGATTGTTTGCTTTCTTTACGTCCTTCAAGGCGACTCAGCGGCGCTAAACCGAAGCTACACCTTAACATTCCAGCGAAAAACCAATGATTCGTGGATGCTGCGTCTGAACCCAAAAACAGCCGCCTTAAGACAGATGATCCGTTACATATCGCTTAGCGGCCACGATATCATTTTGCAGAAGCTGATCGTCGCCGAGGCCAGTGGCGATATTTCCGTGACCACTTTCGAAGATGTGCAAACTGACCGGAAGTTCTCTCCCGAAGAACGCCGCCGCATGTTTGGTCTTTAA
- a CDS encoding aromatic amino acid lyase, producing the protein MVETVTRPIIRIGSDTRSIEDIVSLASGSARAELAASDDYRQHLNSGVALLEASCEAGHTVYGVNTGFGDSCQTAVPEDQQSSLPVNLFRYHGCGTGEHFSYMEGRAIVACRLVSLAKGYSGVRPILLESMVALLNAGLAPSIPKEGSVGASGDLTPLSYIAAVLSGEREVLVDGKMRAAGEALQDRGLRPIELAPKESLALMNGTSVMAALNCFAFLHARRLARFAATLTAMAVDALEGRLEHFDARIHELKPHLGQVRFAQWVRSDLSRRTTPPSSHRIQDQYSLRCAPHIGGVLLDSLPWMRTFIQTELNSVNDNPIVDPDTGNIYHGGNFYGGHMCYVADCLKNIVANLADMFDRQFQLLCNPSTNRGLPANLVGGATLAMAAHHGFKAMGISTSALAAEALKQTIPASVFSRSTENHNQDKVSMGTIATRECLRIIELTETVAAIHLLGLCQALDLRGIDKCCSRSSRMHAAVRRAVPSHVSDRRMDVDIAAVLDMLRNDQLPLGSLEDLS; encoded by the coding sequence ATGGTCGAAACCGTGACACGTCCTATCATACGCATTGGCTCGGATACCAGAAGCATCGAGGATATTGTCTCGCTTGCGAGCGGGTCAGCTCGCGCCGAACTTGCGGCCAGCGATGATTATCGACAACACCTCAATAGCGGAGTTGCACTTCTAGAAGCCTCTTGCGAGGCGGGGCACACAGTGTACGGCGTCAACACGGGTTTTGGCGATTCATGCCAAACCGCCGTGCCTGAAGATCAGCAGTCCTCACTTCCAGTAAATCTTTTTCGCTATCACGGCTGCGGAACTGGCGAACATTTCTCTTACATGGAAGGCCGGGCCATTGTGGCCTGCCGCCTCGTCTCACTGGCAAAAGGCTACTCCGGCGTACGCCCAATACTGTTGGAGTCGATGGTTGCCTTACTTAACGCAGGCCTTGCGCCCTCGATACCGAAGGAAGGCTCGGTGGGGGCTAGCGGGGATCTCACGCCGCTCTCCTACATCGCTGCGGTACTTTCGGGCGAGCGGGAAGTTCTCGTAGATGGGAAAATGCGGGCTGCCGGCGAAGCCCTCCAAGATAGAGGACTTCGGCCCATCGAGCTTGCGCCCAAAGAGAGTCTTGCACTTATGAACGGTACCAGCGTCATGGCAGCGCTCAACTGCTTCGCCTTTCTTCACGCACGCCGACTTGCCCGCTTCGCCGCCACGCTGACTGCAATGGCAGTAGATGCCCTAGAGGGGCGATTGGAACACTTTGATGCGCGCATCCACGAGTTAAAACCCCATCTTGGGCAGGTTAGATTCGCGCAGTGGGTTCGGAGCGACCTATCTCGACGAACGACGCCGCCCAGTTCCCACAGGATCCAAGATCAGTACTCTTTGCGGTGCGCCCCGCACATCGGAGGCGTGCTACTAGATAGCCTGCCGTGGATGAGGACGTTTATCCAGACGGAACTCAATAGCGTCAATGACAATCCCATTGTCGATCCGGATACCGGAAATATCTATCACGGCGGCAACTTCTACGGCGGCCACATGTGTTATGTGGCTGACTGTCTGAAAAACATCGTTGCAAATCTTGCCGACATGTTTGATCGACAGTTCCAACTACTTTGCAATCCGTCTACCAATCGCGGGCTTCCAGCAAACCTAGTTGGTGGGGCTACTTTAGCCATGGCGGCGCATCATGGCTTTAAAGCAATGGGGATTTCCACCTCTGCGCTCGCCGCTGAGGCTTTGAAGCAAACCATACCCGCCAGCGTCTTCAGTCGTAGCACGGAAAATCATAATCAGGACAAGGTGAGCATGGGGACGATTGCGACGAGAGAATGCTTGAGAATCATTGAGCTCACGGAAACCGTGGCTGCCATACACCTCCTCGGTTTGTGTCAGGCGTTGGATTTGCGAGGCATTGATAAGTGTTGCAGTCGGTCTTCGAGGATGCACGCTGCGGTGCGGCGAGCCGTCCCCTCCCACGTGTCAGATCGCCGCATGGATGTCGACATCGCGGCTGTGCTAGACATGCTGCGGAACGATCAGCTTCCCTTAGGCAGCCTAGAGGATCTCTCGTGA